A region from the Arachis ipaensis cultivar K30076 chromosome B01, Araip1.1, whole genome shotgun sequence genome encodes:
- the LOC107639376 gene encoding cell wall / vacuolar inhibitor of fructosidase 1 (The sequence of the model RefSeq protein was modified relative to this genomic sequence to represent the inferred CDS: added 25 bases not found in genome assembly) gives MTNLKTITMFLFLFLIAMTSLPSITHCRTLIIPNNEKLIESTCKKTPNYNVCLQSLKAYPRSSGTDVNGLAQIMVKVMRSKANDAINMIHELQRSRPSQALSSCASKYNAIVIGDIPEATEALAKGDPKFAENGANDAANEATFCENGFNGKSPLTQQNNAMHDVSAVTAAIVRLLL, from the coding sequence TGTTCCTCTTCTTATTCTTAATTGCCATGACTTCATTACCATCAATAACTCACTGCAGAACCCTGATCATTCCAAACAATGAAAAACTCATCGAAAGCACTtgcaagaaaacaccaaactacAACGTCTGCCTTCAATCTCTTAAAGCATACCCCAGAAGCTCCGGCACCGACGTCAATGGCCTGGCCCAAATAATGGTGAAGGTGATGAGATCAAAAGCAAATGATGCCATTAACATGATCCATGAGCTTCAAAGAAGTAGACCAAGTCAAGCACTGAGTTCATGTGCAAGCAAGTATAACGCAATTGTGATTGGTGATATACCAGAAGCCACTGAAGCTCTTGCGAAAGGTGATCCTAAATTTGCAGAAAATGGAGCAAATGATGCTGCTAATGAAGCTACCTTTTGTGAAAATGGATTCAATGGGAAATCACCTCTCACCCAACAGAACAATGCTATGCACGATGTTTCTGCTGTTACTGCTGCTATTGTTAGATTATTACTCTAG
- the LOC107639390 gene encoding prostatic spermine-binding protein — translation MKATEELKAQAEENDVAVLSDEDEYHSQDEVDDGDDDEDDEDYEEDDDVDDDDEVEEEEEDDEDAPDGGDDDEEDDDEGGGGDIQRGGDPDDDDDDEDNDDDDEEEEEEEEEQQQRKEGDLGTEYLVRPAGPGEEEDASSDFDPDQNGRHDEDEDVEKDNVPSKRKRSDKDDDEDDDDGDGGEDDERPSKR, via the exons ATGAAGGCTACGGAGGAATTGAAAGCGCAAGCGGAGGAAAACGACGTCGCCGTTCTGAGTGACGAAGATGAATATCACTCTCAGGACGAAGTAGATGATGGAGACGACGACGAAGATGATGAAGACTACGAAGAAGATGATGACGTCGACGATGATGACgaggtggaggaggaggaggaggatgatgaAGATGCTCCTGACGGCGGTGATGACGACGAAGAGGACGATGACGAAGGAGGAGGTGGTGACATTCAGCGCGGCGGTGATCCTGACGACGACGACGATGATGAAGACAACGACGAcgacgatgaggaggaggaggaggaggaggaggaacaacAACAACGGAAAGAG GGGGATTTGGGAACTGAATACCTTGTCCGCCCAGCAGGTCCTGGTGAGGAGGAAGATGCATCCAGTGATTTTGATCCAGATCAGAATGGCCGCcatgatgaggatgaggatgttGAGAAGGACAATGTTCCATCAAAAAGAAAGAGGTCAGACAAAGATGACGACGAAGACGATGACGACGGGGATGGAGGAGAAGACGATGAGAGACCCTCTAAGCGATAG
- the LOC107639385 gene encoding cell wall / vacuolar inhibitor of fructosidase 1-like, which translates to MANLKTTTTLFFVLFLIAMTSLPSITLCDENLIESTCRKTPNFNLCVQSLKAFPGSASADVRGLGLIMVKVMQSKANDAINKIRELQRSGPSPALTSCASKYNAIVVGDIPEANEAFSKGMPKFAENGANDAANEATFCENGFNGRSPLTQQNNAMRDVAAITAAIARQLL; encoded by the coding sequence ATGGCAAACTTGAAAACTACAACTACTCTGTTCTTCGTCTTATTCTTAATTGCCATGACTTCATTACCATCAATAACTCTCTGCGATGAAAACCTCATAGAAAGCACTTGCAGGAAAACACCAAACTTCAATCTCTGCGTTCAATCTCTTAAAGCATTCCCCGGAAGCGCCAGCGCCGACGTCAGAGGCCTGGGCCTAATAATGGTGAAGGTGATGCAATCAAAAGCAAATGATGCCATTAACAAGATTCGTGAGCTTCAACGAAGTGGACCAAGTCCAGCACTGACTTCTTGTGCAAGCAAGTATAACGCAATTGTGGTTGGTGATATACCAGAAGCCAATGAAGCTTTTTCGAAAGGTATGCCTAAATTTGCAGAAAATGGAGCAAATGATGCTGCTAATGAAGCTACCTTTTGTGAAAATGGATTCAATGGGAGATCACCTCTCACCCAACAGAACAATGCTATGCGCGATGTTGCTGCTATTACTGCTGCTATTGCTAGACAGTTactttag